A part of Rhodothermales bacterium genomic DNA contains:
- a CDS encoding HigA family addiction module antitoxin, producing MAEPVAHAELTHPGTLLLKDYLEPLGISQNKLAEVMGVPAGRISEIVNGKRAISPETSMRLGRALGMSDCFWFNLQSDYDFRMAKNLAVEMEQIKPIIPVDKG from the coding sequence ATGGCTGAACCTGTCGCACACGCCGAACTCACCCACCCGGGCACGCTGCTCCTGAAGGATTATCTGGAGCCGCTTGGGATTAGCCAGAACAAACTGGCGGAAGTGATGGGTGTACCCGCCGGCCGCATCAGCGAGATAGTGAATGGAAAACGTGCCATCTCCCCGGAAACCTCGATGCGCCTGGGGAGAGCACTGGGGATGTCGGACTGCTTCTGGTTTAATCTCCAGTCCGACTACGATTTCCGGATGGCCAAAAATCTGGCGGTAGAGATGGAGCAGATCAAACCGATCATACCCGTCGACAAAGGCTGA